Proteins from a single region of Dictyostelium discoideum AX4 chromosome 5 chromosome, whole genome shotgun sequence:
- a CDS encoding peptidase S28 family protein, which yields MKRYFIIILFIIYLIVVVKSTFLKNRFNSPYPYYSNIKNRINKVKLNLSDPVPTPYTLLWFNQTLDHFNFETSGYFNQRVLIIDQYFNEKSKNEIDQICTKPLIFFCGNEGDVTFFYENSLFITNTLAQEMNALVIFAEHRYYGESLPFGNQSYTNENFQYLSSEQALADYSKIIPSILKQYNALNCPVFTTSGSYGGDLAAWMRLKYPFIVDGALASSAPLLSYMGTGVPYDVFPVGVTNDFKETSQDGSCAIKIRNAFNDLETIAKADNGFNEISTSFKLCTPINSNDDFQSFLGWVESGFSYMSMADYPYPASFLEPMMGNPVNETCNLINQLDNSIDIIMSGLQIYYNYTGQMMQCFNTNIFIEDQGMLIPWSYQSCTEFVFPFTTTGIKDMFYYSPFNLTEYIENCQEEYNVTPDPNWVTSVYGGTPNFPSSNIIFSNGVLDGWHGAGINVTDYSKNIIAILIPGAAHHLDLRGSNPLDPQSITDARLLELKYLTEWSEEIGKIKSLK from the coding sequence atgaaaagatattttataataattttatttattatttatttaattgtggttgttaaatcaacatttttaaagaatagaTTTAATTCACCATATCCATattatagtaatattaaaaatagaataaacaAAGTCAAATTAAATCTTAGTGATCCAGTGCCAACACCTTATACATTGTTATGGTTTAATCAAACATTagatcattttaattttgaaacaagtggttattttaatcaaagagtattaattattgatcaatattttaatgaaaaatcaaaaaatgagATTGATCAAATTTGTACCAAAccattaattttcttttgtgGTAATGAAGGAGATGTTacatttttttatgaaaattcattattcATTACAAATACATTAGCACAAGAAATGAATGCATTGGTTATATTTGCAGAACATAGATATTATGGTGAAAGTTTGCCATTTGGTAATCAATCATATACAAACGAAAACTTTCAATATTTATCATCAGAACAAGCATTGGCAgattattcaaaaataataccatcgattttaaaacaatacaATGCATTAAATTGTCCAGTTTTTACAACATCAGGATCATATGGTGGTGATTTAGCAGCATGGATGAGATTAAAATATCCATTTATTGTTGATGGTGCGTTGGCATCATCTGCCCCATTACTTTCATACATGGGTACAGGTGTACCATATGATGTATTCCCAGTTGGGGTTACCAATGATTTTAAGGAAACAAGCCAAGATGGTTCATGTgctattaaaattagaaatgcATTCAATGATCTCGAAACAATTGCTAAAGCTGATAAtggttttaatgaaatttctaCATCATTTAAACTATGTacaccaattaattcaaatgatgattttcaatcatttttagGTTGGGTAGAGAGTGGTTTTAGTTATATGTCAATGGCAGATTACCCATATCCAGCATCATTTTTAGAACCAATGATGGGAAATCCAGTGAATGAAACATGTAATTTAATTAACCAATTGGATAATAGTATTGATATAATTATGTCTGgtttacaaatttattataattatacaGGTCAAATGATGCAATGttttaatacaaatattttcattgaaGATCAAGGTATGTTAATACCATGGAGTTATCAAAGTTGTACTGAATTTGTATTCCCATTTACAACTACTGGTATTAAAGATATGTTTTATTATAGTCCATTTAATTTAACAGAGTATATTGAAAATTGTCAAGAAGAATATAATGTCACACCAGACCCAAATTGGGTTACAAGTGTTTATGGAGGTACACCCAATTTTCCAAgttcaaatattatattttcaaatggtgTTTTGGATGGATGGCATGGTGCAGGTATCAATGTTACTGattattctaaaaatataattgcaATATTAATTCCAGGTGCTGCTCATCATTTAGATTTAAGAGGTTCAAATCCATTGGACCCACAATCAATTACTGATGCCAgattattagaattaaaatatttaacagAATGGTCTGAAgaaattggtaaaattaaatcattaaaataa
- a CDS encoding hypothetical protein (Expressed protein), translating into MNNLSPIPSIVLKNLADKNTDKRKTGAQEIEQLIREHHSNDDQAVIRAIIKQISTEYTDSAQGNNKKGGLIGLASVAIGLGTDAYLYIQEIVPPVLRCFIDHDSRIRFYACESLFNIAKVTRSKILFFFNEIFDVLCKLSSDLDPQVKGGVQLFDRLLKDIVTESPTFDIDKFIPLLKERLYIINPFCRQFLVGWIIVLDSVPNIDMLIHLPKYLDGIFKMLRDQNKEIRNEADKALSEFLRELQTAENVDYGSMVKTIVPHCISSDEFTRLSALTWINEFILVGKKKLLPYCPLLLNGILSSLSHQLVNIEKMASLSNINLHKLILETNQDFPVGEFLNINTQHLISNSVQSRLASLNWILMLHSKLSSGISSYLTDLFPPLLKTLSDNSDEVVKLDLKTIAKISDNTELFDKLIQNLVILFSNDSQLLRTRGNFIIRQLCLFLNPELIFRRFSNILGNSGSGSGGNGNQDGNGENSKEINPEFASVMVQTLNLILLTSDECVEIRRNLRSLSTPESRDLFSVLYTSWAHSPASLFSLCMLCQVYEHSCALLSKFTEIEINVNFLMEMDRLVQLLESPKFMALRLQLLEPEKYPSLFKSLYGLLMILPQSSAFETLKNRLTCISSLGVLNLIPKKQNEDGNNSNNNEGLKDINFNNLLDHFKEIQVSHEKFYKDRNNQINNNNNNNNNNLDIETPFNQQRQLPYGIQSYINNKITNQQHQQQLTMSSPSSPITAPPPQVTTINSNFNNLNISSSSSSSSNNNSTGNNNNINNNNNNNNNINNNNFSSQPKDMSSSLPKYL; encoded by the exons atgAATAATCTTTCACCAATACCATcaattgtattaaaaaatttagcCGATAAGAATACTGATAAACGTAAAACTGGAGCACAAGAAATTGAACAATTAATTAGAGAACATCACTCAAATGATGATCAAGCAGTAATCAGAGcaataattaaacaaatctCAACAGAATATACAGATTCAGCTCaaggtaataataaaaaaggtgGCTTAATTGGTTTAGCTTCTGTTGCAATTGGTTTAGGAACT gatgcatatttatatattcagGAGATTGTACCACCAGTATTAAGATGTTTTATAGATCATGATAGTAGAATTAGATTTTATGCTTgtgaatcattatttaatattgctAAAGTAACAAGATCAAAgatattattctttttcaatGAAATTTTCGATGTACTTTGTAAATTATCATCAGACTTAGATCCTCAAGTAAAAGGTGGTGTTCAATTATTTGatagattattaaaagatattgtTACAGAATCTCCAACTTTTGACATTGataa atttataccattattaaaagaaagactttatattattaatccATTTTGTAGACAATTTTTAGTTGGATGGATTATTGTATTAGATAGTGTACCAAATATTGATATGTTAATTCATTTGCCAAAATATTTAGatggtatttttaaaatgttaagagatcaaaataaagaaattagaaaTGAGGCAGATAAAGCATTATCAGAATTTTTAAGGGAATTACAAACAGCTGAAAATGTTGATTATGGTAGTATGGTTAAAACAATTGTACCCCATTGTATAAGTTCTGATGAATTCACTAGATTAAGTGCTTTGACTTGGATTAATGAATTCATTTTggttggtaaaaaaaaacttttaccTTATtgtccattattattaaatggtatcttatcttcattatcacATCAATTAGTCAATATTGAAAAGATGGCTTcactttcaaatattaatttacatAAACTAATATTAGAAACTAATCAAGATTTTCCAGTTgg tgaatttttaaatataaatactcAACATTTAATAAGTAATTCAGTACAGTCTAGATTAGCATCATTAAATTGGATATTAATGTTACATAGTAAATTATCAAGTGGAATTTCATCATATTTAACAGATTTATTCCCACCATTATTAAAGACATTAAGTGATAATAGTGATGAAGTTGTAAAATTAGATTTGAAAACTATTGCAAAGATTTCTGATAATACAGAGTTATTTGATAagttaattcaaaatttagtGATACtcttttcaaatgattctCAATTGTTACGTACAAGAGGTAACTTTATAATTCGTCAACTTTGTTTATTCTTAAATCCAGAATTAATTTTCCGTAGATTCTCAAATATATTAGgtaatagtggtagtggtagtggtggtaatggtaatcaagatggtaatggtgaaaactcaaaagaaattaatccGGAATTCGCAAGTGTTATGGTACaaacattaaatttaatcttATTAACATCTGATGAATGTGTTGAAATTCGTAGAAATTTAAGATCGCTTTCAACTCCTGAAAGTAGAGACCTATTCTCTGTACTTTATACTTCTTGGGCCCATAGTCCTGCTTCTTTATTTAGTTTATGTATGCTTTGTCAAGTTTATGAACATTCCTGTGCTCTTTTATCTAAATT cACTGAAATCGAAATTAATGTAAACTTTTTAATGGAAATGGATAGATTAGTACAATTATTAGAATCACCAAAATTTATGGCATTAAGattacaattattagaaCCAGAGAAATATCCATcactttttaaaagtttatatggtcttttaatgattttaccaCAAAGTAGTGCTTTTGAAACTTTAAAGAATAGATTAACTTGTATTTCCTCTTTAggtgttttaaatttaattccaaaaaa acaAAATGAAGATGGTAATAactcaaataataatgaaggattaaaagatattaattttaataatttgttagatcattttaaagaaattcaagTTTCACatgaaaaattttataaagatagaaataatcaaattaataataacaataataacaataataataatttagatataGAAACACCATTTAATCAACAAAGACAATTACCATATGGAATTCAAtcttatataaataataaaattactaatcaacaacatcaacaacaattaacaaTGTCATCACCTTCTTCTCCAATCACTGCCCCACCTCCTCAAGTTACTAcaattaatagtaattttaataatttaaatatttcttcctcttcttcttcatcaagtaataataatagtactggtaacaataataatattaataataataataataacaataataatattaataataataatttttcttcTCAACCAAAGGACATGTCAAGTTCTTTAccaaaatatctttaa
- the arfA gene encoding ADP-ribosylation factor, with the protein MGLAFGKLFSRFFGKKDMRILMVGLDAAGKTTILYKLKLGEIVTTIPTIGFNVETVEFKNINFTVWDVGGQDKIRPLWRHYFQNTQGLIFVVDSNDRERIQEACDELTKMLNEDELRDAVLLVFCNKQDLPNAMSVAEVTDKLNLHSLRSRKWYIQSTCATSGDGLYEGLDWLSNTLTSSSK; encoded by the exons ATGGGTCTCGCTTTTGGTAAACTTTTCAGCCGTTTCTTTGGCAAAAAAGATATGAGAATTTTAATGGTCGGTTTAGATGCTGCTGGTAAAACCACCATTTTATACAAACTTAAATTAGGTGAa attgtTACTACAATTCCAACCATTGGTTTCAATGTCGAAACTG tcGAATTCAAAAACATTAACTTCACTGTATGGGATGTTGGTGGTCAAG ATAAAATTCGTCCATTATGGAGACATTATTTCCAAAATACTCAAGGTCTTatctttgttgttgattcaaACGATAGAGAAAGAATTCAAGAAGCTTGTGATGAACTCACTAAAATGCTCAATGAAGATGAATTACGTGATGCTGTTTTATTAGTTTTCTGTAACAAACAAGATCTTCCAAATGCCATGAGTGTCGCTGAAGTTACCGATAAATTAAATCTCCACTCTCTCCGTTCAAGAAAATGGTACATACAGTCAACTTGTGCCACCAGTGGTGATGGTTTATATGAAGGTTTAGACTGGCTCTCAAATACCTTAACAAGCTCCTCAAAATAA